ACACAGATTGCCTGCCATGGCTGCTActataattaaaactttaactcCACATTTTGTTTCACCAAAACAGATTCTACTCTCAAATTATCGGAAGCCCATTTCAGATTCAGTTTCATACTTTGGTAGAGCGCAAGGACAAGTTTCAGTTTCTGTTTCTTTCAATCCGTCGGGCAATTTTGACGTTTCTTTATTTGATGATGAAGAAGGTAAGTAAGTAATTATGGTGTTTTATTCATTTAGCATCTTTTTTATGCTATTTCTTAATGGTTGGTGACGAACATGAAATTCTATAAGAGTCTTGTTACAGCTAGAAATTGCTCATAATCATAATATGTTAGCTTTTGCctcatatttatatatatatatatagaagtgGAATTGTCCGTCAGTTGTTGAACAAGACCTTTTCAATTTGCTTATTTATCTGACTCGCATGGATTctgcattttaatttatttaataaatgtttatGGTGCCTTTTcttcaaataaaatatgtataatcTGGTAGGGATGCATATAGTTCTAGGAAGCGCCCATATGGGCAGGGGCGGAACTGAAATTCTACAGGTTGGCTAAtttgtacaaaataaaatttgatggaataattgtataaatattaaaattaagtaaccatattcttttaaaaaaatgaaacttgaaGGGTAATTTtacaaaagaataaaatttgCGGGGACGGTGGCTACCTCAGCCAAGGGGCTGGTTCCGCCCCTGGATATAAGTACGTGAAATGgcatttttggaaaaaaaaaagtaggaCTTGGGTACAGCGGGAACACAACAAATtcattttcaatatatatatatatatatatatatatatatatatatatatatatatatatatatatatatatatatatatatatatatatatattattcatatGAAAGCTTTAAAGAAGCAAAACCTATGAATAGATTGTCATAACTtgcatattttatcaaaaaggaaattttttttttttacattcgTAAGAAATGCCGGAAAGTTGGTAAACCATTCACATAGAACTGTTCTATTAGAACGGTTAGCTTGCGCAAAAGAATGCAATTCCCTTGCTAAGTAGCAGTTCTGTAGTAGTGCAGTCCGGTTTTTTAATTAGTGGTTTAAACTTTGCCTTTCTGGttttattacaaatttaatttggGTTTGCCCTGCTTAAATAATCCTTCTTAATCTACAGATTCACCAACTATGGAGCCTCCAATGCCTCCAACTCAGGGTAGATTGGATGTTGTTATTGATAATGATGTTATTCGTAATCTCGATTTATCCCCATTTAACAATGCAACCGGAATTACTTCACCCGCATCAGGTAAGATCATCAAAGctacaaacgtttaaacacaTTATGTAATTTTCTATTTCATAGCCTAAACTTAGTGACATCACTTCGGATCTGATAGTATCATGTTCGAACCATCCTCTTCCGGTTGTATTTGACTGATTACGCCGTGCTAGCTGCATTATTAGCCCGAGTGCCTGACAAAGTTTTATCATAACTGTGATGTAGCCGAGCCTAAAGATTATCTTGAACGAACAATCGGATTTACCATAAATTACACGAGAGAAGATCCCCGTGATCCTCGAGAATTATCGGAATTCCCTGATATAAGGCTTTGGTTCGTGAGGCTTGATGCTATGTATCCTTGGTTGCCGGTATTGTTAGATTGGAGAGCAGGGGAGCTTGCTCGTTACGCAGCCATGTTAGTACCTCACCAGGTAGTAATTCACCTATCGTCCGATATATATAGGTTATCGAGAATAATTTGATTGCCTGACTAATTTTGGAATTTGTTTGTGGAATGAGCAGATGAATATGAAAATGGGAATCGTATTTAATCCTGAGGCAGTGGAATTGTTTATAATGAAGAAAGTGTTCATAGTGTATAATTGGTTGAAGCAGAATAATATTCCAAAGGCTAGATTAAAAACTAGTGACATGGCTAGGATGCTTGGATTTGGGATTGGAGATGAACTTTTTGACTTGATTGATTCGAGAGCTGAGTGAAGCCGATCCGAGTTAGCGCGTAAAGATATCATATTCTGATGATTGATGAGTgtgaattgaaattaatttagagAAGGAGCTGCAAGCAAAATGTTTCATGTCAAGACTCTGAGAAGCTGCATTGAAAGGTTTTTCTGAAGAAAATTCAGTAGACTTCAGAGCCAAATTGTGCTTCAATATAATTAGCAAGTTTAAAATTATGCTTTCTAATATCCATATTTTACTGATCAAAACACATTAATaccataataaaatattaatattggcaTGAacatagaaactaataaaattgcATAATGTAATGTCAGTTATCCTTGCTTCATtaatgttaaaattattttgtttattatattgACTTTTTATATTCTCTTAATTGATTAAGtactatattttataatacaaaattaagatacatcaaatattattaattcttaattatttttttaatttttattgaatctGAGTCAAGCTCGAGTAGCTTGCTTATTGTTCGAGTTCGGAGTTTGTGTAACACGCTCGAGCTTGACCTAACGCAGACTCGGCTCGGCCCATTTACATCCgaattctaataaattttaggaattaaacatttaaacattcatttactcaattgaatttcaaaatttgaaaaataaatgcaaaaatGCACTTAACATTCAAAAACTCCTTATCCCAGTTCTTAACTtacatataaatatcaaaaataataaaagtttaatctgaaaataaaaataaatcatatgtaaaaataataaaaagcaaGCTTGGCCCAAAAGGGACGAACATTTGCCATTTTCAGTTAAATTAAATCCAGAAATCGTCTAAATAGCAGACTTCGTACTTCGGCATAATTGCAAAACTGCCGATATCCAATAATCAATACATGAAGAATTTCTGTTTAACATTCTCTATTGATATCAATGTCATTATTGTTGGAACCATTTCAAAGTGGTTATCTTTCTCTCTCATGCTTTCACTCAAATAGAATATCCTAATCgtcaataaatttttttctttctcttcgaCTGCCATCAATATTGTATTCTTGTCGTTAACAGTAGCCATTTTTTAATTGCtttatttatatagaataaaataaatagccgACTCCTCTCATCTTTGTTTTTGG
This region of Mercurialis annua linkage group LG1-X, ddMerAnnu1.2, whole genome shotgun sequence genomic DNA includes:
- the LOC126668491 gene encoding protein CHLORORESPIRATORY REDUCTION 6, chloroplastic, with protein sequence MAATIIKTLTPHFVSPKQILLSNYRKPISDSVSYFGRAQGQVSVSVSFNPSGNFDVSLFDDEEDSPTMEPPMPPTQGRLDVVIDNDVIRNLDLSPFNNATGITSPASAEPKDYLERTIGFTINYTREDPRDPRELSEFPDIRLWFVRLDAMYPWLPVLLDWRAGELARYAAMLVPHQMNMKMGIVFNPEAVELFIMKKVFIVYNWLKQNNIPKARLKTSDMARMLGFGIGDELFDLIDSRAE